From the genome of Halobacteriovorax marinus SJ:
CTCAGTACTCTCTTAGTAATGGAAAGATTGTTGATGCTGCTCTATTTCTTCCCGAGCCAATTGGTTTAATTTGTGTAGATTCTAAGTTTCCTCTAGAAAATTATAAGAGACTTGTAGATGCTACGAACGATGAAGCTTCTAAAGCTCTCTATGCTAAAGAGTTTTCAAAGAATGTTAAAAAGCATATCGATGATATTGCGAATAAATATATTATTACAAATGAAACAGCAGATCAGGCTATTCTCTTTCTTCCTGCAGAGGCCATCTTCGCAGAGATTCACGCCTATCACAGCGATATTGTAGAATATGCAAATCAAAAGAAAATCTGGCTCTCGTCTCCGACAACTTTCTTAGCGACTCTTACTACAGTTCAAAGTGTCTTATTAAACCTTGAGAGAAATAAGTATATGTCGGTCATGCATGAAGAGATTAATAAGTTAGGAGAAGAGTTTGGGCGCTATGAGCAGAGATGGAATAAGCTCGCAAAACATCTTGGAACAGTGAATAAGGATGTAGAGGATATCCATATTACAACTGGGAAGATAAGCGGTCGCTTTCAAAAAATTATGACTGTAGATATTGAGAATAACGAATTTTTGCCAGGCAGGGACTAGTCTGGCCATAAATTTTAGGCTATACTGATCGCAATTCTATAAAATTTGGAGAAAAAAATGAGCTTTGAAGTATTTGTTGCGATATGTCTAGTAGGTTGTTGGGCAATGTTTCCAATTTCACTAATTATAGCTTCTAAGACTTTTGACGATGATATCATTGGTGGTGGACACCACGATCACGACGACGCTCACTAAGACTCATACATAAATTTAATTTTATTGGCCCACTTTACTAGTGGGCTTTTTATTTTGCTGAATTCAATATTTTAGCAACCAGGGCCGGAAGTATTTTTGGATTAAATGGCTTAGGTAAAAGCATAATATTCTTGAGGGACTTGAGCTTTATATCGTAATTTTCAAGCTCTCCAGTCATTAAGAGCACAGGAGGACCTCCTGCACTAATAATTTCATTCGCAAGTTTTATCCCATCTTTCTTAGGCATATTTAAATCGGTAATTACGAGACTGAAATTTTGATTCTTCATCTTTAGACTTGCTTCAAGGCCATCGGCGGCCTCTACAACACTATAGCCGTCTGAACTCAATAGCTCGGCCATTGATGATCTTATTCCTCTATCATCATCAACTAGAAGTATTTGTAGAGAGTCTTTTTTCTTTGTATTCATATTAAAACCTTTGGCCACTCAGTTGAGTAAGCCCTTAATATAAATGATCGGTGATAACCAGATTAAAGAATACTTAATTAAAACTTATGTCATTAAATATTCTTTAAATACAGATACTTAGCTGCTAATAAAAAACAAATTTGAGAGTGTAAAATTAGAGGAAATTAACCCAGATAATACCTAAAAGTGCCAACTTTAAAGTCTTTCATTGAGCCATTTTGCGAGGTCTCTAATTTCTGAGATATCTATTTCATGTCCCATGTCATACTCATTAAATTCAATATTTAAAGAGTGGGATTTAAGCCTCGTTACCTGATCCTGAACTTCATTAAAATCAATGGCCTGGTCATGAATCCCATGAGCTATGAAAATTGGTGTTTCACGGTGGATTTCTTTTTCTTGGACACCCATCTTATCGAGATAGATTCTAGGGCTTAGGCCTATGACGCCTGCGAACTTTCTCTCCATTGATAGGAAGGTATGGAGTGCAATACACCCGCCTTGTGAGAAACCACAAATGAAAATATCTTCATCTTG
Proteins encoded in this window:
- a CDS encoding alpha/beta hydrolase — encoded protein: MISSKIFESTFLPAKFNGPKSSSKIMIVMHGLGDHKASYKDFALEVNLTGLDYLLINAPTPYYFGFSWYDLPPAEPRDGILNSIEMLERLIDELQAKGYQDEDIFICGFSQGGCIALHTFLSMERKFAGVIGLSPRIYLDKMGVQEKEIHRETPIFIAHGIHDQAIDFNEVQDQVTRLKSHSLNIEFNEYDMGHEIDISEIRDLAKWLNERL
- a CDS encoding DNA recombination protein RmuC translates to MSINLILLSLIIIALGIIIHKLYFKHDSFDVRESLYQFKEQLIEKFSNDTLERQAGLDRFKDDLLEKQQKSMLELSKVIESRLDAISSKVQENLEKGFKKSNETFQGVIERLAKIDEAQKKIESLSTNVVSLQDVLTDKKSRGIFGEVQLGNLLSSVFGERNEKVYKTQYSLSNGKIVDAALFLPEPIGLICVDSKFPLENYKRLVDATNDEASKALYAKEFSKNVKKHIDDIANKYIITNETADQAILFLPAEAIFAEIHAYHSDIVEYANQKKIWLSSPTTFLATLTTVQSVLLNLERNKYMSVMHEEINKLGEEFGRYEQRWNKLAKHLGTVNKDVEDIHITTGKISGRFQKIMTVDIENNEFLPGRD
- a CDS encoding response regulator, whose translation is MNTKKKDSLQILLVDDDRGIRSSMAELLSSDGYSVVEAADGLEASLKMKNQNFSLVITDLNMPKKDGIKLANEIISAGGPPVLLMTGELENYDIKLKSLKNIMLLPKPFNPKILPALVAKILNSAK